In one window of Nitrospira sp. DNA:
- a CDS encoding DMT family protein, translating to MHTILLLTISNIFMTFAWYGHLKYKESPLWIAILASWGIAFVEYCFQVPANRIGHYEFTAAQLKTIQEVITLIVFCVFSVLYLKEDLKWNYLVGFGMMIGAVFFVFKEW from the coding sequence ATGCACACCATCCTGCTACTCACCATCTCCAACATCTTCATGACGTTCGCCTGGTATGGGCATCTAAAATACAAGGAGTCGCCGCTGTGGATTGCGATTCTTGCCAGTTGGGGCATTGCGTTCGTGGAGTACTGCTTCCAGGTGCCGGCCAATCGTATCGGCCATTATGAGTTCACTGCGGCGCAGCTCAAGACGATACAGGAAGTGATCACGCTCATCGTGTTCTGCGTCTTCTCAGTCCTGTATCTGAAGGAAGATCTGAAATGGAACTACTTGGTCGGCTTCGGAATGATGATCGGTGCCGTGTTTTTTGTCTTTAAGGAAT
- the uvrA gene encoding excinuclease ABC subunit UvrA, with amino-acid sequence MSNSILIKGAREHNLKNLDVEIPRDKLVVMTGLSGSGKSSLAFDTIYAEGQRRYVESLSAYARQFLEQMGKPDVDSIEGLSPAISIEQKSTSHNPRSTVGTVTEIYDYLRLLYARVGHPYCFQCGQEITAQTVQQMVDAICELPEGTKFQILSPIVRGRKGEYRKELLEMRKAGYVRARINGEIVDLGEDITLDKQKKHNIEIVVDRLVMKPGDALMRRVADSVETSMKLAGGLVGVLSETGKVHLYSEKLACIKCGVSYPEITPRIFSFNSPHGACPACDGIGYAMTPGASEEEDFTLLERCETCDGARLKPESLAVKIAKKSIAEVTMLSVRAAVDFFTSLKFTERELVIAHRILKEIRERLGFLVNVGLDYLTLDRPAATLSGGEGQRIRLATQIGSGLVGVLYILDEPSIGLHQRDNRRLLQTLLRLRDLGNTVIVVEHDAETMEAADYILDLGPGAGTHGGRIIAQGTPKQVMANPDSLTGMYLRGEQMVSLPPRTRKPKGFVTVVGAKKHNLKGVTVNIPLGLLTCVTGVSGSGKSTLVLEVLFHSLSQLLYHKKPKIDGCKELKGVDALDKIIDIDQSPIGRTPRSNPATYTGLFTFIRDLFSNLPESRVRGYKPGRYSFNVKGGRCEACQGDGLIKIEMHFLPDVYVTCEVCKGQRYNRETLEIQYKGRSIADILNMTVDDALEFFENIPYIKTKLQTLHDVGLHYVKLGQSATTLSGGEAQRVKLSRELSKRPTGRTMYILDEPTTGLHFADIQRLLDVLDRLVESGNTVLVIEHNLDMIRNADWIIDLGPEGGDRGGEIVAEGPPKEIAKVKRSYTGQVLKEAGV; translated from the coding sequence ATGAGCAATTCCATCCTCATCAAAGGGGCGCGTGAGCACAATCTGAAGAATCTCGATGTCGAGATTCCGCGGGATAAGCTAGTTGTCATGACCGGCTTGAGCGGGTCGGGGAAGTCCTCCCTGGCGTTCGACACGATCTATGCGGAAGGCCAGCGGAGGTACGTCGAGTCCCTCTCCGCCTATGCCCGGCAGTTTCTCGAACAGATGGGGAAGCCCGACGTGGACTCCATTGAGGGGCTCTCGCCGGCCATTTCCATCGAACAGAAGAGCACCAGCCACAATCCCCGTTCAACTGTCGGGACCGTCACTGAAATCTACGACTACCTGCGGCTCCTCTATGCCCGTGTCGGCCATCCCTACTGTTTTCAATGCGGCCAGGAAATCACCGCGCAGACCGTCCAGCAGATGGTGGATGCCATCTGTGAACTACCGGAAGGGACGAAATTCCAGATTCTCTCGCCTATCGTGCGCGGGCGGAAGGGTGAATACCGGAAAGAATTGCTGGAGATGCGGAAGGCCGGCTATGTGCGGGCCCGGATCAACGGGGAGATCGTCGATCTCGGTGAGGACATCACGCTCGATAAGCAGAAGAAACACAATATAGAGATCGTGGTGGATCGACTGGTCATGAAGCCGGGTGACGCGTTGATGCGGCGGGTGGCGGACTCCGTCGAAACTTCCATGAAACTGGCCGGGGGCTTGGTCGGCGTTCTGTCCGAAACCGGCAAGGTGCATCTCTATAGTGAAAAGCTGGCTTGTATTAAATGTGGAGTCAGTTACCCGGAGATCACGCCGCGCATCTTCTCGTTCAATAGCCCGCATGGAGCCTGTCCGGCCTGCGACGGTATCGGATATGCCATGACGCCGGGCGCGTCGGAAGAAGAGGACTTTACGCTGCTGGAACGGTGCGAAACCTGCGACGGGGCGCGGCTCAAGCCGGAAAGTCTGGCGGTGAAGATCGCTAAGAAATCGATTGCTGAAGTCACGATGTTGTCGGTGCGGGCAGCGGTGGATTTTTTCACGTCACTCAAATTTACCGAACGCGAACTCGTCATCGCCCATCGTATCCTGAAAGAGATTCGTGAACGGCTGGGCTTCCTGGTGAATGTTGGCTTGGATTATTTGACGCTGGATCGTCCTGCGGCCACGCTTTCAGGCGGCGAGGGTCAGCGCATTCGTCTCGCCACCCAAATCGGGTCCGGCCTGGTCGGCGTGTTGTACATCCTGGACGAACCGTCGATCGGCCTCCATCAGCGGGACAATCGCCGCCTGCTGCAAACCCTGCTGCGCCTCCGTGATCTCGGCAACACCGTCATCGTGGTCGAACACGATGCGGAGACCATGGAAGCGGCCGACTACATTCTCGACCTGGGGCCGGGCGCCGGTACGCATGGCGGCCGAATCATTGCCCAGGGTACGCCCAAGCAGGTGATGGCGAATCCCGACTCGCTCACCGGAATGTACCTGCGCGGCGAGCAGATGGTCTCGCTCCCGCCGCGTACCCGGAAGCCCAAGGGCTTTGTAACCGTTGTGGGGGCGAAGAAGCACAATCTCAAGGGCGTGACCGTGAACATCCCGTTGGGCCTGTTGACCTGCGTGACCGGCGTGTCGGGTTCAGGCAAGAGCACTCTGGTGCTCGAAGTGCTGTTCCATTCGCTGTCGCAGTTGCTCTATCACAAGAAACCGAAAATCGACGGGTGTAAAGAACTCAAAGGCGTCGATGCGCTGGATAAAATCATCGACATCGACCAATCGCCGATCGGCCGCACGCCCCGATCGAATCCGGCGACCTACACCGGGCTCTTTACATTCATCCGAGATTTGTTCTCCAACCTGCCGGAGTCGCGCGTGCGCGGGTACAAACCGGGCCGCTATAGCTTCAATGTGAAGGGCGGGCGTTGCGAAGCCTGCCAGGGCGACGGCCTTATCAAGATCGAGATGCATTTCCTGCCCGACGTCTATGTCACCTGCGAGGTCTGCAAGGGGCAGCGGTACAACCGCGAGACTCTGGAGATTCAATACAAGGGCCGGAGCATCGCCGACATCCTCAACATGACCGTGGACGACGCCTTGGAGTTCTTCGAGAACATTCCCTACATCAAGACGAAGTTGCAGACGCTCCACGACGTGGGGCTGCATTACGTCAAGCTAGGGCAGTCGGCCACTACATTGTCGGGCGGCGAAGCCCAACGCGTGAAGCTCTCTCGTGAACTCTCCAAACGTCCCACCGGCCGCACCATGTATATTCTGGATGAACCCACCACCGGCCTGCACTTCGCCGACATTCAACGACTGCTGGACGTGCTCGACCGTCTTGTCGAGAGCGGCAATACCGTCCTCGTGATCGAACACAATCTCGACATGATCCGCAATGCCGATTGGATCATCGACCTCGGTCCTGAAGGCGGCGATCGCGGCGGCGAGATCGTCGCGGAAGGCCCGCCGAAAGAAATCGCCAAGGTGAAGAGGTCGTATACGGGACAGGTGTTGAAAGAGGCGGGAGTGTGA
- a CDS encoding MBL fold metallo-hydrolase: MQSKVLYNQDGHQWIVIGRDPEKDSHVIDTNEYVIINRGHAMLLDPGGIQIFPQVLSELAKYVRMQDIRVIFASHQDPDICSSLAMWLDLNPAIKTYCSWLWTGFVSHFSTGEVITLNPIPDQGMRIRIGDQGPEVEAVPAHYCHSSGNFSLYDPTAGILFSGDIGGALVPDHHASLVVTDFEQHVQYMRGFHLRWMPSTVALRGWTQRVRAIKPRMICPQHGSIFEGEMVGKLLNWLDSLEVGQWKDSAAKTDTCAAA, translated from the coding sequence ATGCAAAGTAAAGTCTTGTATAACCAGGACGGACACCAGTGGATCGTGATCGGCCGCGATCCCGAAAAGGACAGTCACGTCATCGATACGAATGAGTACGTGATCATCAATCGCGGCCATGCCATGCTGCTGGACCCGGGCGGCATTCAGATCTTCCCCCAAGTCCTCTCGGAACTCGCCAAATATGTGCGCATGCAGGACATCCGCGTCATCTTTGCCAGCCACCAGGACCCGGATATCTGTTCGTCGCTGGCCATGTGGCTGGATCTGAACCCCGCGATCAAGACCTATTGCTCCTGGCTCTGGACAGGATTTGTCAGCCATTTCAGCACCGGCGAGGTCATCACGTTGAACCCGATTCCCGACCAGGGGATGCGCATCAGGATCGGCGATCAAGGACCGGAAGTTGAAGCCGTTCCGGCCCACTACTGCCACTCCTCAGGCAATTTTTCTCTCTACGATCCGACTGCGGGTATCCTGTTCTCAGGGGACATCGGCGGCGCCCTGGTCCCGGATCACCATGCCAGCCTGGTCGTCACCGATTTCGAGCAGCACGTCCAATATATGCGCGGGTTTCACCTGCGCTGGATGCCGTCCACCGTCGCCCTGCGCGGGTGGACACAACGGGTCCGCGCCATCAAGCCCCGCATGATCTGTCCGCAGCACGGCTCGATCTTCGAAGGCGAGATGGTCGGCAAGCTGCTGAACTGGCTGGACAGCCTGGAAGTGGGTCAGTGGAAGGACAGTGCCGCCAAGACCGACACGTGCGCGGCGGCCTGA
- a CDS encoding DUF86 domain-containing protein: MPRDYKVYADDIIGAIEKIKRFTVGLDRETFSQDEKTFDAVIRNLEVIGEAVKKIPEEVRTRYPLVEWKKIAGVRDILVHEYFGIDVEIVWDILQQKLSPLERQMRQILADH; this comes from the coding sequence ATGCCGCGGGATTATAAAGTTTACGCTGATGACATCATTGGGGCGATCGAGAAGATTAAGCGATTTACGGTGGGCCTTGATCGGGAAACGTTTTCTCAGGACGAGAAGACGTTCGATGCGGTGATTCGTAATCTCGAAGTAATCGGTGAGGCGGTCAAGAAGATTCCAGAAGAAGTCCGAACCCGCTACCCTTTAGTGGAATGGAAGAAAATTGCGGGTGTCAGAGACATTCTTGTTCATGAATACTTCGGAATCGATGTCGAGATTGTCTGGGATATTCTCCAGCAGAAGCTGTCTCCACTGGAACGTCAGATGAGACAGATTTTGGCAGACCACTGA
- a CDS encoding nucleotidyltransferase family protein, which translates to MKTTRDEVLKVLEANRHALHAYGVRSLGLFGSVARGDATSASDLDFVVQFDKKSFDGYMNVKAFLESLFGCRVDLVLESTIKPRLRGAILREAVHAAGL; encoded by the coding sequence ATGAAGACCACACGGGATGAAGTGCTGAAAGTACTGGAAGCGAATCGCCACGCCCTCCATGCCTACGGTGTCCGAAGCCTGGGTTTGTTCGGGTCCGTCGCCCGTGGGGATGCCACGTCAGCAAGCGATCTTGATTTCGTCGTTCAGTTCGACAAGAAATCCTTCGATGGATATATGAACGTGAAGGCCTTTCTGGAGAGTCTTTTCGGGTGTCGCGTAGATCTGGTGCTTGAGAGCACAATTAAGCCTCGGCTGCGAGGAGCGATCTTACGAGAGGCAGTTCATGCCGCGGGATTATAA
- a CDS encoding GIY-YIG nuclease family protein, producing MKGWVYIISNQAMPEVVKVGFSTKDPDLRASELKHTGAPHPYVVDYEVLVEQPRVVEQQVHRELSEYREGREWFRCTPEFAISAIQRIVGDRAILESFKRADRQKAEQFRRQQDEERRNQERTEVMWQDREQQISATYEQRLQQAFPEQSAWGYITAGMVVSLFVLAGFAPKLSDSATAFWSLVVGTIGGLMGRTWHRDYQRSSDGYRAILKQRDEELSAVRSYLVVSCQKCGQNLRIPRGKKLMVKCPACRTEFSHQS from the coding sequence GTGAAAGGCTGGGTCTACATCATCTCCAACCAAGCTATGCCTGAGGTGGTCAAGGTTGGGTTTTCCACTAAAGACCCAGATCTGAGGGCATCCGAGCTCAAACACACAGGAGCTCCGCATCCTTACGTTGTTGATTACGAAGTCTTGGTTGAGCAGCCGAGGGTGGTGGAGCAGCAAGTTCACAGAGAACTTTCTGAATACCGTGAGGGGAGGGAGTGGTTTCGATGTACTCCTGAGTTCGCAATTTCGGCAATTCAGCGAATTGTGGGAGATAGGGCGATCCTTGAGTCCTTTAAGCGTGCTGATCGTCAAAAGGCCGAACAATTCCGTCGACAACAAGACGAGGAACGGAGGAATCAAGAGCGTACCGAGGTTATGTGGCAAGATCGGGAACAGCAGATTTCGGCTACATACGAACAACGATTGCAACAGGCGTTTCCGGAACAGTCAGCTTGGGGCTACATCACTGCAGGAATGGTGGTTTCTCTGTTTGTCTTGGCCGGGTTTGCTCCGAAACTTTCGGATAGTGCGACTGCCTTCTGGTCCCTCGTCGTTGGCACCATAGGAGGGCTAATGGGTAGGACATGGCATCGGGACTATCAGAGATCTTCTGATGGCTATCGTGCAATCCTGAAGCAGCGAGACGAAGAACTCTCAGCAGTCAGGAGTTATCTCGTGGTTTCTTGCCAGAAGTGTGGCCAGAACCTTCGAATCCCGAGAGGGAAAAAGTTAATGGTTAAATGTCCGGCTTGCCGGACAGAGTTTTCTCACCAAAGCTGA
- a CDS encoding class I SAM-dependent methyltransferase, with product MVRAERSSIHDQPEGAAKAVSTWSGQAREQAVQRMFTAIAGVYDLNNTLLSFGLHHHWKRLTASYVPTVTNGRALDIGAGTADLALLIEPKMGEQGHVIASDLNHAMLAEGLRKVTGRGLRDRITCLQANAEQLGFPDETFHAVTTGFCMRNVGNLTQAFTEIRRVLRPGGRFVCLEFSRPAYGWLRGLYDWYSFRLLPWIGTKVARDRTGVYEYLPASIRTFPDQERLATLLREAGFRQVEYRNLTGGIVAIHVATK from the coding sequence ATGGTGCGGGCGGAACGATCTTCCATACATGATCAGCCGGAAGGGGCGGCAAAGGCCGTCTCAACGTGGTCCGGGCAGGCGCGTGAACAGGCCGTCCAACGGATGTTCACCGCGATCGCGGGCGTCTATGATCTCAACAACACCCTGCTGAGTTTCGGCCTCCATCACCATTGGAAGCGCCTCACGGCTTCGTATGTGCCCACCGTGACGAACGGACGCGCACTTGATATCGGCGCCGGCACGGCGGATCTCGCCCTCTTGATTGAACCCAAAATGGGCGAACAGGGCCACGTCATCGCCTCCGATTTGAACCATGCGATGTTGGCGGAAGGACTGAGGAAAGTCACCGGACGCGGGCTCCGCGACCGGATTACCTGCCTGCAGGCCAATGCCGAGCAGCTGGGCTTCCCTGATGAGACCTTCCATGCCGTGACCACCGGCTTCTGCATGCGCAACGTGGGCAACCTGACGCAGGCGTTCACGGAAATCCGTCGGGTGCTACGGCCGGGCGGTCGATTCGTCTGCCTGGAGTTTTCACGACCGGCCTATGGCTGGCTGCGCGGCCTCTATGATTGGTATTCGTTTCGTCTACTTCCCTGGATCGGCACCAAGGTCGCACGAGACCGGACTGGGGTCTACGAATACCTCCCGGCGTCGATCCGCACCTTTCCCGATCAGGAGCGGCTGGCCACCCTGCTACGCGAAGCCGGATTTCGCCAGGTGGAGTACCGGAACCTCACCGGGGGCATTGTCGCCATCCACGTAGCCACCAAATAG
- a CDS encoding radical SAM protein, whose product MESILYIFLPCKKVYPIGVTYLADFIHRRKPEVRQRILDLSLFSESQRSQAIRDAALDFKPDLVCFSWRDIQIFSPHEGDASLEHAFNFYFAGNPIKRVAASFAGLKQLYRYYSHIRANLSYPWLIRKEFPNTQIMIGGGAFTAFADQLIEKLPEGTIGILGEGEDAILKVVNGESLENERYIVREGKQIRKGNQGSPALLDALTVDLPYLTSIFPQHASYMDESIGVQTKRGCPYDCAFCLYPYIEGKRVRYRPPEMVVKDISQHYHQWGARRFWFTDAQFITGKEAYPQCTEILERIVSEQLEIEWSGYIRTSLITPELAKLMVRSGVGDLEVAITSGSQEVLNNLHMGFKLERLYDGCRYLAEAGFKGKVILNYSLNSPKETEESLLQSVESYKKVASILGEERVFPLMFFLGIQPNTDLEHRLLEEGYLSAGYNPLMLTPTSIRKLLYNPAPLNKLIAKACLAAWERKEGSRDPRAWTGSLSQTASQTTPSGPKPDTARYADANLIRGIQNNSGREALLTLEEILRSRRPAQPTTAKTEKTAVSPMS is encoded by the coding sequence ATGGAATCCATTCTCTATATTTTTCTCCCCTGCAAGAAGGTCTACCCGATCGGGGTCACCTATCTGGCCGACTTCATCCATCGCCGGAAACCGGAGGTGCGGCAACGCATTCTCGACCTCTCGTTGTTTTCAGAGTCACAGCGTAGCCAGGCGATTCGGGATGCGGCACTTGACTTCAAGCCGGACCTCGTCTGCTTTTCATGGCGGGACATTCAGATTTTCTCCCCCCATGAAGGCGATGCCTCGCTGGAACATGCCTTCAATTTCTATTTCGCCGGGAACCCCATCAAGCGGGTGGCGGCGTCGTTCGCCGGGCTGAAGCAGCTCTATCGCTACTACAGCCACATTCGCGCCAACCTGTCGTACCCCTGGCTGATCCGGAAGGAATTCCCTAACACGCAGATCATGATCGGTGGCGGCGCCTTTACGGCCTTTGCCGACCAGTTGATCGAAAAGCTGCCGGAAGGGACCATCGGCATTTTAGGCGAAGGGGAAGACGCGATCCTGAAGGTGGTTAACGGCGAATCGCTGGAAAACGAGCGCTACATCGTTCGCGAGGGGAAACAGATACGCAAGGGCAATCAGGGTTCACCGGCGCTGCTCGATGCCTTAACCGTCGATCTGCCTTATCTCACCTCCATTTTCCCGCAGCACGCCTCCTACATGGATGAATCGATCGGCGTGCAGACGAAACGGGGCTGCCCGTACGACTGTGCCTTCTGCCTATATCCTTATATTGAAGGCAAACGCGTGCGATACCGGCCGCCGGAAATGGTCGTCAAGGATATCTCCCAGCACTATCATCAGTGGGGTGCCCGGCGTTTCTGGTTTACCGATGCCCAGTTTATTACGGGAAAGGAAGCCTATCCCCAGTGCACGGAAATCCTAGAACGGATTGTGAGTGAACAACTGGAGATCGAGTGGTCCGGTTACATCCGCACCTCGTTGATCACACCGGAGCTGGCCAAGCTGATGGTGCGATCGGGTGTCGGAGATCTGGAAGTCGCCATCACCTCCGGATCCCAGGAAGTGTTGAATAACCTGCACATGGGCTTCAAGCTTGAACGGCTCTACGACGGGTGCCGGTACCTGGCGGAAGCCGGCTTCAAGGGCAAGGTCATCCTCAACTATTCACTGAACTCCCCGAAGGAGACGGAAGAAAGCCTGCTCCAGAGCGTCGAGTCCTACAAGAAGGTCGCGTCGATCCTAGGTGAGGAGCGCGTGTTCCCTCTGATGTTCTTCCTGGGGATCCAACCCAATACAGACCTGGAACACCGGCTCCTCGAAGAAGGCTATCTCTCGGCCGGGTACAACCCACTGATGCTGACGCCGACGAGCATTCGCAAACTCCTCTATAATCCGGCACCGTTGAACAAACTCATCGCGAAGGCCTGCCTCGCCGCATGGGAACGAAAAGAAGGAAGCCGCGATCCCCGAGCCTGGACCGGATCCCTCTCCCAAACCGCTTCTCAAACGACCCCCTCCGGTCCGAAGCCTGACACGGCCCGCTATGCCGATGCGAATCTCATTCGCGGCATTCAGAACAACTCCGGAAGGGAAGCGCTGCTGACCCTGGAGGAGATACTTCGCTCACGTCGCCCCGCTCAGCCGACCACCGCCAAGACGGAAAAGACGGCTGTGAGTCCAATGAGTTAG
- a CDS encoding universal stress protein, with translation MYKTIYIPVDNSDHSNTAVDVGVELAKTYGSKIVGSHVYAAKMHDKRFKQMEAGLPEEYHDEKELDRQRQIHDSLITRGLQIITDSYLDYVDKKCNEANLPVERRSLEGRNWKVLAEDINTNAYDLVIMGALGVGAVKDSVIGSNTERVLRRVRNSDMLIIKQPTPVGTGKIVVAVDGSPYSFGGLMTGLALGKAFNVPVEAISAFDPYFHYAAFHSISGVLNEEAGKVFRFKEQEKLHEEVIDSGLAKIYQSHLDISREIAQAEQTDVKTTLLDGKAFEKIIQYVRKENPWLLIVGRIGVHSDEDMDIGSNTENLLRSASCNILVSNRKYVPPIDTQAEYTIAWTEEALRRMERIPVFARGVAKTAIHRYAIEKGHTIISNTVVDSAVGHILPKGAMDAMRALGGNLDAAGIDRDKMQADDSVAQDLMGSTLSGMMTQVVEEKPAHSPGTQAYLDRMSQNYFVCDGCGYIGKGDTPVKCPVCSAEGDRFKQVDKTIFEAAAKAEGGLETDVAYDDIPMQWTKDAKEAIRAVPAGFQRRRAKAKIEKSARKLGMTTITLEYAGPMIQEAAAEDYTPIFANKGTGTTAQQSPAAAETNGTEAHAKNGHGEEPAPAPQETLSPYTWTPDAQGRLDRAPEGFMRECTKALIEKHADKIGTTVITLEVATEGIEQAKGYMADAMKTGNLKDMIANLTGSSSKTGANR, from the coding sequence ATGTACAAGACCATTTATATCCCGGTCGATAATTCCGACCATTCCAATACAGCCGTCGACGTTGGAGTCGAATTGGCGAAAACCTACGGCTCGAAGATTGTGGGTAGCCACGTCTACGCAGCCAAGATGCACGATAAGCGTTTCAAGCAGATGGAGGCCGGCCTTCCCGAGGAATATCACGACGAGAAGGAACTCGATCGCCAGCGCCAGATCCACGATTCGCTGATTACCCGCGGACTCCAGATCATCACGGATTCCTACCTCGACTACGTGGATAAAAAGTGCAACGAAGCAAACCTGCCTGTCGAGCGCCGTTCCTTAGAAGGACGCAATTGGAAAGTGCTGGCAGAAGACATCAATACCAATGCCTATGATCTCGTCATCATGGGTGCCTTGGGCGTCGGAGCGGTCAAGGACAGCGTGATCGGCAGCAACACCGAGCGGGTCCTACGACGCGTACGCAACTCCGACATGTTGATCATCAAGCAGCCGACTCCGGTCGGCACCGGCAAGATCGTCGTGGCCGTGGACGGTAGTCCGTACTCCTTCGGCGGACTCATGACCGGTTTGGCGTTAGGCAAAGCGTTTAATGTGCCGGTCGAAGCCATCTCCGCCTTCGATCCCTACTTCCATTACGCGGCGTTCCACAGCATTTCCGGCGTCCTCAACGAAGAAGCCGGCAAGGTCTTCCGCTTCAAGGAGCAGGAGAAGCTGCATGAAGAGGTCATCGACAGCGGTCTGGCAAAGATTTATCAGTCGCACCTGGATATCTCCCGCGAGATCGCCCAGGCCGAGCAGACCGATGTGAAAACGACCCTCCTGGACGGGAAGGCCTTCGAGAAGATCATTCAATACGTGCGGAAGGAAAATCCGTGGCTCCTCATCGTGGGTCGCATCGGCGTCCACAGCGACGAGGATATGGATATCGGCAGCAACACGGAAAATCTGCTCCGCTCCGCGTCCTGCAACATCCTGGTATCGAATCGGAAGTATGTGCCGCCGATCGATACGCAGGCGGAATACACTATCGCCTGGACCGAAGAAGCCTTGCGCCGGATGGAGCGAATTCCCGTGTTTGCCCGCGGAGTCGCCAAGACCGCCATTCACCGGTATGCCATTGAGAAGGGCCACACGATCATCAGCAATACGGTCGTCGACTCTGCCGTCGGCCATATTCTCCCCAAGGGAGCGATGGACGCGATGCGGGCCTTAGGCGGAAATCTGGACGCCGCCGGAATCGATCGCGACAAGATGCAGGCCGACGATTCAGTCGCCCAGGACCTGATGGGCTCCACGCTGAGCGGAATGATGACCCAAGTTGTGGAGGAAAAGCCGGCTCATAGCCCCGGCACGCAGGCCTACCTGGATCGGATGAGCCAGAACTACTTTGTCTGCGACGGATGCGGATATATCGGAAAGGGCGACACCCCGGTGAAGTGCCCGGTGTGCAGCGCCGAAGGGGACCGCTTCAAGCAAGTCGACAAGACCATCTTCGAAGCAGCTGCCAAGGCCGAAGGTGGGCTTGAGACCGATGTGGCCTATGACGATATCCCGATGCAGTGGACCAAGGATGCGAAGGAAGCGATTCGCGCCGTACCGGCCGGGTTCCAACGCCGTCGCGCCAAAGCGAAGATCGAGAAGAGCGCCCGCAAGCTCGGCATGACCACAATTACGCTGGAATATGCCGGTCCGATGATTCAAGAAGCGGCAGCTGAAGACTATACGCCCATCTTTGCAAACAAGGGTACGGGAACCACGGCTCAACAATCGCCTGCGGCAGCCGAAACCAACGGAACCGAGGCTCATGCCAAGAACGGCCATGGCGAAGAACCGGCTCCGGCTCCTCAGGAAACCCTGTCGCCCTATACCTGGACGCCGGATGCTCAGGGTCGTTTGGATCGCGCACCGGAAGGGTTCATGCGGGAATGCACCAAGGCCCTGATCGAAAAACATGCCGACAAAATCGGCACGACGGTCATCACCCTGGAAGTGGCGACTGAGGGAATTGAGCAGGCGAAGGGCTACATGGCCGATGCCATGAAGACCGGCAATCTGAAAGATATGATCGCCAACTTGACCGGCTCCTCCAGCAAAACCGGAGCGAACCGGTGA